In Acanthochromis polyacanthus isolate Apoly-LR-REF ecotype Palm Island chromosome 15, KAUST_Apoly_ChrSc, whole genome shotgun sequence, a single genomic region encodes these proteins:
- the LOC127537488 gene encoding uncharacterized protein C10orf105-like: MNTTDPGSISTFTSNTENITLSSLTTNTVSPPTIPQPPSYSSDIYDPEFTIMVVLGLSLLLAGVAAFLAVCRPSEQDGDSEASCGPGEGLTRGRALSSEPQLKVWKRLGSYRRSYNLSFRRPPHRRPHESTHVSQSPVRQTPQPEASVEPHLTMPCLFDYVTEI; the protein is encoded by the coding sequence ATGAACACCACTGACCCAGGCTCCATCTCCACCTTCACCTCtaacacagaaaacatcactCTGTCCAGCCTGACGACCAACACTGTCTCTCCTCCCACCATCCCACAACCTCCATCTTACTCTTCAGACATTTATGACCCAGAATTCACCATCATGGTGGTGTTGGGCTTATCGTTGTTGCTGGCGGGGGTAGCAGCCTTCCTGGCAGTTTGCCGGCCCTCTGAACAGGATGGGGACTCTGAGGCGAGCTGTGGTCCGGGCGAGGGCTTGACTCGGGGAAGAGCCTTGTCCAGTGAGCCCCAGCTCAAGGTGTGGAAGAGGCTGGGCTCCTATCGGCGTTCATACAATCTCTCCTTCAGACGACCGCCTCATCGCAGGCCGCATGAGAGTACGCATGTGTCGCAGTCTCCAGTGCGACAGACTCCACAGCCAGAGGCCAGCGTGGAGCCCCATCTCACTATGCCTTGTCTATTTGACTACGTCACTGAAATCTGA